GGCGCGGCCTTTTCTGAGCGAAGAGGTGATCCACGCGCTGCGCGAGGCGATTCCCGAAACCGGCGCGGCGACGGTGGCCCTGCCGGTGGCCGACACCCTGGTGCGCCAGAGCGCGGCGGGGGACTGGGGCGAGCCCACCGCGCGCGAGGGGCTGTGGGCCGTGCAGACGCCGCAGGGCTTCCGGCGCGAGCTGCTGCTCGCCGCCCATCAGCAGGCCGAGCGCGACGGGTACGCCGCCACCGACGACGCCGGGTTGGTCGCGCGGCTGGGCGTGCGGGTGCGCCTCGTCCCCGGCGACGCGCGGCTGTTCAAGGTCACCACCCCCGGCGACCTCCTGCTCGCCGAGGCGCTCGCCGCTGCGGAGGACCGGAGGTGACCCCAGGACCGGCTCGGCACTTCGCTCCCGCCAAAATCAACCTCGGGCTCTCGGTGCTCGGGATCCGCGAGAACGGTTACCACGACCTGCACTCGCTGATGGTGCCGCTCACGGTGGGCGACGACCTCGACTTCGCGCCGGCGGACACGCTGCGGCTGCGGGTGGAAGGCGCCGACCTGCCCACCGACGAACGCAACCTCGTCTACCGCGCGGCGCAGGCCTACCTCGGCGCGGCGGGGGTGGGCGAGGGCGTGGAGATTACCCTCCACAAGCGCCTGCCGCTCGCCTCCGGGCTGGGCGGAGGAAGTTCGGATGCGGCGACCACCCTGCTCGCTCTAGCGCGCCTCTTCCCGGCGGACGTGGACCTGCCGGCCCTCGCGCTGGGCCTCGGGGCCGACGTGCCGTTTTTCCTGCTCGGGGGCGCGGCGCTCGCGCAGGGGGTGGGCGAACGGCTGACGCCGGTGCGCGTGCCGCCCACCCCGCTCGTGCTGCTCAATCCGGGGGTGGAGGTCAGCGCGGGCGACGCCTACCGCTGGCTGGGCGGGGCGGGGGCCTTTACCCCGCCGCTGGATGTCGCGGCCCTCCTCGGAGCGCTCGAACGTGGGGAAGAGGTTCCGTACCTCAATGCCCTGCAACCGGAAGTCGTGCGCCGCCATCCGCCCATCGCGCAGGCCCTCGCGGCGCTCGAGCGAGCCGGGCTGCACTCGCCGCTGATGAGCGGTTCGGGGAGCACCTGTTTCGCCCTCGCGCGCAGCGACGCGCAGGCGGAGGAAGCGGCGCGCACGCTGGCCGGGCGACATCCGGGCTGGTGGGTGGGGGCGGCGCGGACGGCCTGATCAGTCTGGTAAGTTTCTGAATGCAACGGCTGAAAAGGCGCTAAACACGAGACTTTTAGCTTCTCCCCCTTGTGGGGAACTGGTACAGCTCGCACCGCGAGAGGCTGGGAAGGGGCTAGCACAAATGCTGTCCCAGCGCAGCAAAATCCCAACACCTCCAAAAACTTACCTGACTATTAATTTAATTAGTAGTTGTGTGTGATACTCATTCTTTTCGACTTTCAATGATGTGCCTTGCTCTCTCAATTGCATCGTGTACGCTGATCTCGAAAATAATACTATAATCGGGTTTACCCTGTAAATCAGGAATTTTTGAAAGATCTTCTATTTCTCCAGAATCTGCCAACGACTGGAGTGCCCTAACCTGAAGATCTACATCTTTCTCATAATCTAGGATGTCAATGATCCATTTAGCAGCAGCTTTTTCATAATAATGTCCGACTTGATATAATATATGACTCTTTAAATCTTTTGATAGAATGCTTTTGTATATTCTATCATAGCTTTCAACGGGTACATCTTTTCTAAGATCTATCAGGTAATCTATGGCACTTATACGTATATTTCCAGTTTTTGACTCGTCCTGTGCAATCTGGATTAAACTCTCGACAATTTGTGACGTAAACTCACTTGATAGCGAAAATACATCAAAAGAATTCCTCCTTAGGAAAGCCAACATCTAATACCTACGACTAAAATCGCTCCATTTCAGATAAGGATACCATGCAATACTTACTCTATATGAACTTACTTCAGTCTGACATCTAGGGCAAGGACCATTATAATTACTAATTCCAATATCATAAAGGAGTCCTGTCGGATTATATTTCCTATATATCACTTGCTCTGCATGTAATCCACTATACGGTTCATTCCAATGGTAACCCCTTGATTCTGCTATCCTCCTAAAAGCTATCTCAGTCCTGTTGCTAGAAGTATCAAAAGATGATATCTCCCATCTATTATTTACATAAGCTGCCGCTACCGTTGTTCTATAGTCATCACTCGTAAAGGCAGATTCTCGTCCAGCCTGATTATAAACATACCCAGCAATTTCAACTGCTTCTCGCTCGTCCGAAATACAGAAGTCACTCCGGTAGCCATATGAGTATTCATAACAGATTTCTGGCAGGAATTGACTTGTGATCTCCGACGGCAGGGATGGAGTCTTTTGAGCCGGCTGGTTTGAATTCGGCTCTTTCAATTGACTACAGGAGGCCAATCCGACAATCACCAAAATGCCTAAAGCACCATATCGCATAATTCTCTCCTTTTCAGCTAAATTTAGTGTGTACTTAAAAAGTAATGCAAAATGAGAAGTAGTTATTGATTCCGGCTTAGGT
The nucleotide sequence above comes from Deinococcus reticulitermitis. Encoded proteins:
- the ispD gene encoding 2-C-methyl-D-erythritol 4-phosphate cytidylyltransferase, whose translation is MTGACLLAGRVAALVPAAGSGTRLGRGPKAFVEVAGLSLLERSVRALAPHVDEVIVALPAGMELPAGLPARAVEGGDTRQASVLKLLRATDADYVLIHDAARPFLSEEVIHALREAIPETGAATVALPVADTLVRQSAAGDWGEPTAREGLWAVQTPQGFRRELLLAAHQQAERDGYAATDDAGLVARLGVRVRLVPGDARLFKVTTPGDLLLAEALAAAEDRR
- a CDS encoding 4-(cytidine 5'-diphospho)-2-C-methyl-D-erythritol kinase, with translation MTPGPARHFAPAKINLGLSVLGIRENGYHDLHSLMVPLTVGDDLDFAPADTLRLRVEGADLPTDERNLVYRAAQAYLGAAGVGEGVEITLHKRLPLASGLGGGSSDAATTLLALARLFPADVDLPALALGLGADVPFFLLGGAALAQGVGERLTPVRVPPTPLVLLNPGVEVSAGDAYRWLGGAGAFTPPLDVAALLGALERGEEVPYLNALQPEVVRRHPPIAQALAALERAGLHSPLMSGSGSTCFALARSDAQAEEAARTLAGRHPGWWVGAARTA